A genomic segment from Glycine max cultivar Williams 82 chromosome 1, Glycine_max_v4.0, whole genome shotgun sequence encodes:
- the LOC100820448 gene encoding UDP-glucose 6-dehydrogenase 4-like produces MVKICCIGAGYVGGPTMAVIALKCPEIEVVVVDIAAPRINAWNSDHLPIYEPGLDDVVKQCRGKNLFFSTDVEKHVAEADIVFVSVNTPTKTQGLGAGKAADLTYWESAARMIADVSKSDKIVVEKSTVPVKTAEAIERILTHNRKGINFTILSNPEFLAEGTAIADLFKPDRVLIGGRETPEGQKAIHSLKNVYAHWVPEDRILCTNLWSAELSKLAANAFLAQRISSVNAMSALCEATGADVSQVSHSIGTDSRIGPKFLNASVGFGGSCFQKDILNLVYICECNGLPEVANYWKQVIKVNDYQKMRFVNRVVSSMFNTVSGKKIAILGFAFKKDTGDTRETPAIDVCKGLLGDKAKLSIYDPQVTEDQIMRDLAMKKFDWDHPAHLQPLSPTSNKQVSVVWDAYEAIKDAHGICIMTEWDEFKNLDYQKVYDSMQKPAFIFDGRNVVNVNKLREIGFIVYSIGKPLDSWLKDMPAVA; encoded by the coding sequence ATGGTGAAGATTTGCTGCATTGGAGCTGGCTATGTTGGTGGCCCAACCATGGCTGTAATTGCCTTGAAGTGTCCTGAGATCGAGGTGGTCGTGGTGGACATTGCTGCACCGCGAATCAACGCGTGGAACAGCGACCACCTCCCGATATATGAGCCTGGCCTTGATGATGTGGTGAAGCAGTGCAGGGGGAAGAATCTCTTCTTCAGCACTGATGTAGAGAAGCATGTTGCCGAGGCTGACATTGTCTTTGTCTCGGTGAACACCCCAACGAAGACTCAGGGTCTTGGAGCCGGCAAGGCAGCTGATCTCACATATTGGGAGAGTGCTGCCAGGATGATTGCTGATGTATCGAAATCAGACAAGATCGTGGTCGAGAAATCGACTGTGCCTGTGAAAACAGCTGAGGCAATTGAGAGAATTCTGACCCATAATAGGAAAGGcatcaatttcacaattctgTCAAACCCTGAGTTTCTTGCTGAGGGTACAGCAATTGCAGACCTGTTTAAGCCAGATCGAGTCCTCATTGGGGGCAGGGAAACCCCAGAGGGTCAAAAGGCTATTCATTCTCTGAAGAATGTTTATGCCCATTGGGTTCCTGAGGACAGAATCCTTTGCACCAATTTGTGGTCTGCTGAACTCTCAAAGCTTGCAGCCAATGCTTTCCTGGCCCAGAGGATCTCCTCGGTGAATGCCATGTCGGCACTTTGTGAGGCAACTGGTGCTGATGTCTCCCAGGTGTCACATTCAATCGGCACAGACTCAAGAATTGGACCAAAGTTCCTGAATGCCAGTGTTGGTTTTGGAGGATCATGCTTCCAGAAGGACATATTGAACTTGGTCTATATCTGTGAGTGCAATGGCCTTCCTGAGGTGGCCAATTACTGGAAACAGGTCATCAAGGTGAATGACTACCAAAAAATGCGGTTTGTGAACCGCGTGGTGTCGTCAATGTTCAACACAGTCTCAGGGAAGAAGATTGCTATTTTGGGATTTGCTTTCAAGAAGGACACTGGTGACACTAGGGAGACCCCAGCCATTGATGTGTGCAAGGGCCTTTTGGGAGACAAGGCCAAGTTGAGCATATATGATCCTCAGGTCACCGAGGATCAAATCATGAGGGATTTGGCAATGAAGAAGTTTGATTGGGACCACCCTGCTCATCTTCAACCACTGAGTCCAACTTCCAACAAACAAGTATCTGTAGTCTGGGATGCCTATGAGGCAATCAAGGATGCACATGGCATCTGCATTATGACTGAGTGGGATGAGTTTAAGAACCTTGATTACCAAAAGGTTTATGACAGCATGCAGAAGCCTGCATTCATTTTCGATGGCCGCAACGTCGTGAATGTTAACAAGCTGAGGGAAATTGGTTTCATTGTTTACTCCATTGGCAAACCTCTAGATTCATGGCTCAAGGACATGCCTGCAGTGGCTTAA